A genomic window from Actinomycetaceae bacterium MB13-C1-2 includes:
- a CDS encoding SDR family oxidoreductase, whose amino-acid sequence MTPHEHPLNGHRTIKEWLAHPKGGPVIRGFFEQAGVDDATIEMMKSLPLGGMPGLSQGRFSQELVDKLILEANDGVMPEEEPELGATGQRFFGKTVIVTGAASGIGLATLRRIVSEGGRVIAVDMAAEKLEDVAANAPAGTVVPVAADITKDDDVARIMEAAGPKVDGLANVAGIMDGMMPLHETDNALWERVIAVNVTGSFKVSRAVLPLMIEAEEGAIVNVASQAALRGNAAGTAYGTSKHAIVGMTKSEAFLYGPLGIRVNAVAPGGVATGIEGAFKSEFAEKRMAPFLALLPPISTADTQAAAITWLLSDDAMNVNGIIMPTDGGWSVQ is encoded by the coding sequence ATGACACCTCACGAACACCCACTCAATGGACACCGCACAATTAAGGAATGGCTAGCGCACCCCAAAGGAGGCCCGGTAATCCGCGGTTTCTTTGAACAGGCGGGCGTTGACGATGCCACGATCGAGATGATGAAGTCGCTCCCACTTGGAGGCATGCCCGGTCTTAGCCAGGGAAGATTTTCTCAGGAGCTGGTCGACAAACTGATCCTGGAAGCCAACGACGGCGTCATGCCAGAAGAGGAGCCAGAACTCGGTGCAACCGGTCAGCGCTTCTTCGGGAAGACGGTCATAGTCACAGGCGCGGCATCCGGCATAGGACTTGCGACCCTGAGGCGCATCGTCTCTGAGGGCGGTCGAGTGATCGCCGTCGACATGGCTGCAGAGAAGCTTGAGGACGTTGCCGCGAATGCTCCGGCAGGTACGGTCGTTCCAGTCGCGGCTGATATCACCAAGGATGACGATGTTGCGCGCATCATGGAAGCTGCGGGCCCCAAGGTCGATGGCCTGGCAAACGTTGCCGGCATCATGGACGGGATGATGCCATTGCACGAGACCGACAATGCCCTCTGGGAGCGTGTCATTGCTGTGAACGTGACCGGATCATTTAAAGTCTCTCGCGCCGTTCTTCCACTCATGATCGAGGCGGAAGAGGGCGCCATCGTAAACGTTGCCTCCCAGGCTGCACTTCGAGGCAACGCAGCAGGCACTGCTTATGGCACCTCGAAACACGCCATCGTTGGTATGACAAAGTCGGAGGCGTTTCTCTACGGGCCTCTCGGTATTCGTGTCAATGCGGTCGCGCCCGGCGGTGTCGCCACCGGAATCGAGGGCGCTTTCAAATCGGAGTTCGCGGAGAAGAGGATGGCACCGTTCCTTGCTCTCCTACCACCGATCTCTACGGCCGACACACAGGCGGCGGCAATCACCTGGTTGCTGAGCGATGATGCGATGAACGTAAATGGAATCATCATGCCAACGGACGGAGGCTGGTCCGTTCAGTAG
- a CDS encoding FAD-linked oxidase C-terminal domain-containing protein: METGAEKTRSTALLSSDSELYRQLSDVVEVDDSSRRRAEYSSDASNYRVPPRMVAFPRSQDEVIGALEVARELAVPITSRGAGTSVAGNAVGPGVIIDFSRYMNRVLDIDSSSGLARLEPGVILSDLQNAAAPEGLWFGPDPSTKNRATLGGMIGNNACGPHALKYGKTSDNVVRADVVDGLGRRFMAGAGKSQLDLIPGLSQLVSQNLALFRTELGRFGRQVSGYSLEHLLPERGTDLAKTLVGTEGTCVTLLEATVNLHPIPGARILVVLGYSDMVAAAEAVTALLLFNPLAIEGMDSRLVEVVRRHNDSVPDLPRGRGWLFCEVGPSPDDENADEGVQVRSALRAADELVAASGALDHRVVQSAEQAAALWRIRADGVGLAGRTPDGNQAWPGWEDAAVPPENLGPYLRDFDALMDQYSLTGLPYGHFGDGCIHVRIDLPLEEQDDVPRFRSFMEDAARLVGSYGGSLSGEHGDGRARGALLPHMYSDEAIRVFEQFKGLFDPQNLLNPGVLVDPEPITNSLRRPGAKPIRAKGFSFTEDGGDFTNAVHRCVGVGKCRADNFGIGDFMCPSYQATKDEKDVTRGRSRVLQDMARGAFGRTWDAPEVEQALDLCLSCKACGTDCPAGVDMSMYKSEVLYQKYSGRIRPMNHYVLGQLPRWSSLVTAVPPIAQVANWAMGVSPIRKAVFWVSGLDSRRQMTGFTTQRFSRWFRRRKTSAAVATKRDVILWADSFSEYLDPTAARDMVDLLQEAGYQVRIPSSDACCGLTWISTGQLDGAKRRLLKTLDVLGPAAEKGVAIIGVEPSCTAVLRSDLVELLPDDPRSHAVASMTMTLAELLTDPELGPEPEWFDDHRLDGTQIIAQPHCHQHAVMGYDKDMALLEGLGAEVKALAGCCGLAGNFGMEKGHYEISVAVAENQLLPSLGNATAGSIYLADGYSCRTQAEQLASVKGTALPSLLLRAGRMETDLIP, from the coding sequence GTGGAAACAGGAGCGGAGAAGACTCGGAGCACAGCGTTGCTGTCTTCCGATTCCGAGCTGTACCGTCAACTCTCCGACGTGGTCGAGGTGGATGATTCCAGTCGCAGACGCGCAGAGTACTCTTCGGACGCCTCGAACTATCGAGTCCCACCTCGGATGGTCGCGTTCCCGAGGAGTCAGGACGAGGTTATCGGCGCGCTCGAAGTCGCACGTGAACTCGCAGTCCCCATAACCTCGCGCGGAGCCGGAACCTCGGTCGCCGGAAACGCAGTCGGACCCGGTGTGATAATCGACTTCTCCCGTTACATGAACCGGGTGCTCGACATCGATTCCAGTAGCGGCCTGGCTCGGCTAGAACCTGGAGTGATCCTCTCAGATCTTCAGAACGCTGCCGCCCCCGAAGGACTTTGGTTCGGCCCAGACCCCAGCACCAAGAACCGAGCCACGCTCGGTGGAATGATTGGAAACAACGCCTGCGGCCCGCACGCGCTTAAGTACGGAAAGACCTCAGATAATGTGGTGAGGGCAGACGTAGTCGATGGCCTCGGACGCCGCTTCATGGCTGGGGCCGGCAAATCGCAACTGGACCTAATTCCCGGCCTGAGCCAGTTAGTCTCACAGAATCTCGCCCTGTTTCGCACCGAGCTCGGCAGGTTCGGTCGGCAGGTCTCCGGTTACTCACTTGAACATCTCCTTCCCGAACGTGGAACCGACCTCGCAAAGACCCTGGTTGGCACGGAGGGCACCTGCGTCACACTGCTTGAGGCAACCGTCAATCTGCACCCTATTCCCGGTGCTCGCATCCTGGTCGTCCTTGGATACTCGGACATGGTGGCGGCCGCTGAGGCGGTGACCGCACTCCTTCTTTTTAATCCCCTCGCCATTGAAGGCATGGATTCCAGGCTGGTCGAGGTGGTGCGCCGCCACAACGACTCCGTCCCTGACCTTCCTCGCGGAAGAGGTTGGTTGTTCTGCGAAGTTGGCCCATCTCCTGACGACGAAAATGCGGATGAGGGCGTACAGGTCCGCAGTGCACTACGCGCGGCCGACGAACTGGTCGCGGCCTCCGGTGCACTCGACCATCGCGTCGTTCAAAGCGCGGAACAAGCCGCGGCACTGTGGCGTATCCGGGCCGATGGAGTTGGCCTGGCCGGGCGGACCCCGGACGGGAACCAGGCCTGGCCGGGATGGGAAGATGCCGCAGTTCCACCCGAAAATCTCGGGCCGTACCTCCGTGACTTTGACGCGCTGATGGACCAGTACTCTCTCACCGGACTTCCCTACGGTCACTTCGGTGACGGCTGCATTCACGTCAGGATTGACCTACCTCTGGAAGAGCAGGACGATGTTCCGAGGTTCCGCTCGTTCATGGAAGATGCCGCCCGCCTTGTCGGAAGTTACGGTGGTTCCCTCTCCGGTGAACACGGAGATGGTCGTGCTCGCGGAGCATTGCTTCCGCACATGTACTCGGACGAGGCGATTCGGGTCTTCGAACAGTTCAAAGGGCTCTTTGACCCCCAGAACCTCCTCAACCCCGGTGTTCTGGTGGACCCGGAACCAATCACCAACTCGCTTCGTAGACCCGGCGCAAAACCGATCCGAGCAAAGGGGTTTTCGTTTACGGAGGACGGCGGTGACTTCACCAATGCCGTTCACCGTTGCGTCGGGGTAGGGAAGTGCCGCGCCGACAACTTCGGCATCGGCGACTTTATGTGTCCCTCGTACCAGGCAACCAAGGACGAGAAGGACGTAACCCGCGGTCGTTCTCGCGTACTTCAAGACATGGCAAGGGGCGCGTTTGGACGGACGTGGGATGCCCCGGAGGTCGAACAAGCACTGGACCTGTGTTTGTCGTGCAAGGCGTGTGGCACCGACTGCCCCGCCGGTGTCGACATGTCAATGTACAAGTCCGAAGTGCTGTATCAGAAGTACTCCGGACGCATACGCCCAATGAACCACTATGTTCTGGGACAGTTGCCTCGCTGGTCCTCATTGGTGACCGCCGTGCCTCCTATCGCCCAAGTTGCGAACTGGGCGATGGGCGTTTCTCCGATTCGCAAGGCGGTGTTCTGGGTATCAGGTCTAGATTCACGCAGACAGATGACGGGTTTCACCACGCAGAGATTCAGTCGCTGGTTCCGCCGAAGGAAGACTTCAGCTGCGGTAGCCACCAAGCGCGACGTTATTCTCTGGGCCGACTCCTTTAGCGAATACCTTGATCCAACGGCCGCACGCGACATGGTCGACCTATTGCAGGAGGCCGGATACCAGGTTCGTATTCCCTCGTCCGATGCCTGTTGCGGACTGACATGGATCTCGACCGGACAGTTGGATGGTGCGAAGAGACGACTCCTAAAGACGTTGGACGTCCTAGGGCCCGCCGCAGAGAAGGGGGTAGCGATTATCGGCGTCGAACCCTCGTGTACCGCAGTGTTGCGAAGTGATCTGGTAGAACTGCTGCCAGATGACCCTCGTTCCCATGCGGTTGCGTCCATGACCATGACGCTCGCTGAGTTGCTCACTGATCCTGAACTAGGCCCGGAACCCGAATGGTTTGATGACCATCGCCTTGACGGAACACAGATTATCGCTCAGCCTCACTGCCATCAGCATGCGGTCATGGGTTACGACAAGGACATGGCCCTATTGGAGGGACTGGGAGCCGAGGTTAAGGCGCTCGCTGGGTGCTGCGGTCTTGCCGGTAACTTCGGGATGGAAAAGGGACACTACGAGATTTCGGTGGCCGTTGCCGAAAACCAACTGCTTCCGTCGTTAGGCAATGCGACAGCGGGTTCCATTTATCTGGCCGACGGTTACTCGTGCAGAACTCAGGCCGAGCAACTCGCCTCGGTAAAGGGAACCGCTCTGCCAAGCTTGTTGCTGCGGGCGGGTCGCATGGAAACCGACCTTATCCCGTAG
- the ptsP gene encoding phosphoenolpyruvate--protein phosphotransferase, translating into MSQDPTSAPFVIEGTPVVEGFAYAPAAWTRRPQLPPSTAPEVPDDRREAEAESFSKAAEAVANSLKSRAEKASGPAKEVLTMTAGLATDRGWARMIKKSIMSGVPAIQSTMAATDTFIDMFEKTGGLMAERTTDLRDIRDRVIARLQGQSEPGVPVADYPVVLLADDLSPADTAGLDPANYVAIVTEGGGPTSHTSIIARQLSIPCIVAARRLSEIADGTPVLVNASEGTITTGVDADEAAKLVEQDRERLELIRAWRGPARTADGVPVQLLANVQDSATAQKAAASQGEGIGLFRTELLFLDTATEPTVEEQTTDYAAVFEAFPDSKVVVRTLDAGSDKPVPFATLTEEFNPSLGVRGIRVTGHNPELMFHQLDAIAEAKKTSPGTAVWVMAPMVSTLPEAEWFAGLCRERDLVPGVMIEVPAAVVLIDQFLEVVDFVSIGTNDLTQYTMAADRMSPHLAEYTDPWQPAVLELIRQTAEGGRRAGKPAGVCGEAAADPILACVLIGMGITSLSMATSAISAVGAQLDQVTMNQCRQAADAIRGSRDAKDARTRARKALDLA; encoded by the coding sequence GTGAGCCAGGATCCAACAAGCGCACCGTTTGTTATCGAGGGGACTCCAGTTGTAGAGGGATTCGCATACGCGCCGGCAGCATGGACCCGCAGGCCGCAACTTCCCCCTTCAACTGCTCCGGAAGTACCTGACGACCGGCGGGAGGCGGAGGCGGAGAGCTTCTCTAAGGCGGCCGAAGCCGTGGCAAACAGCCTGAAGAGTAGAGCCGAAAAAGCTAGCGGACCAGCCAAAGAAGTTCTCACAATGACGGCTGGTTTAGCCACTGACCGAGGTTGGGCTCGAATGATCAAAAAGTCGATCATGTCTGGGGTTCCCGCTATTCAATCAACGATGGCCGCTACGGACACCTTCATCGACATGTTCGAGAAAACCGGTGGTCTTATGGCTGAGCGCACAACGGATCTTCGTGACATCAGGGACAGGGTGATCGCCCGGCTGCAGGGACAGTCGGAACCGGGAGTTCCCGTGGCTGACTACCCGGTAGTGCTTCTAGCAGACGACCTCTCCCCGGCTGACACGGCGGGCTTGGATCCGGCGAACTACGTTGCAATTGTGACGGAGGGTGGGGGTCCAACTTCGCACACTTCAATCATCGCGCGGCAGCTTTCGATCCCATGTATCGTGGCCGCGCGCCGACTTAGTGAGATCGCCGATGGGACTCCTGTTTTGGTAAACGCTTCCGAGGGAACGATAACTACCGGAGTGGATGCAGACGAAGCGGCAAAACTGGTGGAGCAAGACCGGGAACGCTTGGAGCTAATTCGTGCCTGGCGGGGGCCGGCTCGGACTGCAGACGGAGTTCCTGTTCAACTCCTGGCCAATGTCCAGGACAGCGCGACCGCTCAGAAGGCCGCCGCGAGTCAGGGGGAAGGAATCGGCCTGTTCCGAACCGAGTTACTGTTCCTTGATACGGCCACTGAACCAACTGTTGAGGAGCAGACCACCGACTATGCCGCCGTGTTCGAGGCGTTTCCTGATTCAAAAGTTGTGGTTCGCACCCTCGATGCCGGTTCCGATAAGCCTGTCCCGTTCGCGACTCTCACCGAAGAGTTCAATCCCTCGCTCGGGGTCCGAGGCATACGGGTAACAGGGCACAATCCCGAGCTCATGTTCCATCAACTCGACGCAATAGCTGAGGCCAAGAAAACATCACCCGGCACTGCCGTCTGGGTAATGGCTCCGATGGTCTCAACGCTCCCCGAAGCCGAGTGGTTTGCCGGGCTCTGTCGGGAGCGCGACCTGGTCCCTGGAGTCATGATTGAGGTTCCCGCGGCAGTGGTGCTCATTGATCAGTTCCTTGAGGTGGTCGATTTCGTTTCGATCGGTACCAACGACCTAACCCAGTACACGATGGCTGCAGATCGGATGTCTCCTCACCTCGCCGAGTACACCGACCCCTGGCAACCGGCGGTTCTTGAGTTGATTCGGCAAACCGCCGAGGGCGGTAGGAGGGCGGGAAAGCCCGCTGGCGTGTGCGGTGAGGCTGCCGCCGACCCCATACTTGCCTGTGTGCTCATTGGTATGGGAATCACGAGTCTGTCGATGGCAACCAGCGCAATCTCCGCCGTCGGAGCCCAGCTTGACCAAGTAACGATGAACCAGTGCCGTCAAGCCGCTGATGCGATACGCGGGTCACGGGACGCGAAAGATGCGAGAACCCGTGCCCGTAAGGCCCTGGACCTCGCATAG
- a CDS encoding aldo/keto reductase: protein MTVIGASSLDVYPLCLGGNPFGWTADESASHAVLDEYADAGGNFLDTADVYSAWQEGNKGGESETIIGSWLKNRKRDEVVLATKVAKLPGYRGLSEKNVRTCVEASLRRLQTEYIDLYYAHEFDPNVSLEESVAVFSSLQKEGKIREVGLSNFTAQQIRDWIAETQRQGVQAPVAVQPAYNLVWRRSFESSLEAVCKEFDLGVIPYWSLASGLLTGKYRSQEDITGARESSLKRQASPRAFEVINVVREIAAEHNVEPSSIAIAWLLTRPTITAPLASARVPEQVPPVLEGVTLTLTEEDVIRLDELSEGLGNDD, encoded by the coding sequence ATGACGGTTATTGGAGCATCAAGCTTGGACGTCTATCCTCTCTGCCTCGGAGGTAACCCGTTCGGCTGGACGGCCGATGAATCGGCCTCGCATGCGGTACTTGACGAGTATGCAGATGCGGGCGGAAATTTCCTAGACACGGCCGATGTGTACTCTGCGTGGCAAGAGGGCAACAAGGGCGGTGAATCAGAGACGATCATCGGTTCGTGGCTCAAGAATCGGAAGCGGGACGAGGTTGTGCTTGCGACGAAGGTCGCCAAGCTCCCGGGATACCGCGGCCTTTCGGAGAAGAACGTTCGTACCTGTGTCGAGGCTTCGCTCCGGAGGTTGCAGACCGAGTACATCGATCTCTATTACGCTCACGAGTTCGATCCCAACGTAAGCCTTGAGGAATCAGTTGCGGTCTTCTCTAGTTTGCAGAAAGAGGGCAAGATTCGGGAGGTTGGACTCTCAAACTTCACGGCGCAACAGATTAGAGACTGGATAGCCGAGACACAGCGACAGGGTGTTCAGGCCCCCGTTGCTGTACAACCGGCATACAACCTCGTTTGGAGAAGGTCTTTCGAGTCCTCTCTTGAAGCCGTTTGTAAAGAGTTCGATCTTGGAGTTATTCCATACTGGTCGTTGGCATCGGGTCTGCTGACCGGCAAGTACCGCTCGCAGGAAGACATTACAGGGGCGCGGGAGAGTTCTTTGAAGCGTCAGGCTAGCCCGCGTGCGTTCGAGGTAATCAATGTGGTTAGAGAGATCGCGGCCGAACATAATGTGGAGCCGTCATCGATTGCGATAGCCTGGCTGCTAACTCGTCCGACAATCACCGCCCCTCTTGCTTCGGCTCGTGTGCCGGAGCAGGTGCCGCCGGTGCTTGAGGGAGTGACTTTGACGCTTACTGAGGAAGACGTGATCCGTCTGGACGAGCTCTCGGAGGGATTAGGCAATGACGACTAA
- a CDS encoding SIS domain-containing protein: protein MGYDEYKAVFDVAAQNIPAIREAVRDAVDKKGCDRVLFTGVGGIMMLTLPSVEFMRRQNGFPIHYELGAELLEDMPAYIDDKTLVVTPSVSGTTAETIELMARLGELDVKVLALTGNADSPIAKAATYNVTTPMADPTSSEVVFLQTLVVALELLGKDSGLDVERTFAELQKVPNVLISVKEQCEPTARKLAEHLADHDYHILTSAGNTWFEVDYYAMCILEEMQWIRTRAVHSSDFFHGTLELVEKGVSVLILNGLGPMRALSERVARFAPRVTDSSVVVDLEDFRLDGLSDKTQELIAPAILATVFERTSKQLEDIRNHPLTTRRYYKKMDY from the coding sequence ATGGGTTACGACGAGTACAAGGCAGTGTTCGATGTGGCTGCTCAGAACATCCCGGCAATCCGAGAGGCCGTCCGTGATGCCGTGGATAAGAAAGGGTGCGACCGCGTTCTCTTCACGGGGGTCGGGGGCATCATGATGCTGACTCTTCCCTCCGTGGAGTTCATGCGCCGCCAGAATGGGTTCCCGATTCACTATGAGCTGGGCGCGGAACTCCTCGAGGACATGCCCGCCTACATCGATGACAAGACCCTGGTCGTCACTCCGTCCGTTTCTGGAACTACCGCTGAGACGATCGAGTTGATGGCTCGCTTGGGCGAGCTAGATGTCAAAGTTCTAGCGCTCACCGGTAATGCTGATAGCCCGATCGCAAAGGCTGCAACCTACAACGTGACGACCCCGATGGCCGACCCAACTTCGTCCGAGGTTGTCTTCTTGCAGACCTTGGTCGTCGCCCTGGAGTTACTTGGCAAGGACTCGGGCCTTGACGTAGAACGGACATTCGCTGAGTTGCAGAAGGTTCCGAACGTTCTGATTTCCGTGAAGGAACAGTGTGAGCCGACTGCGCGCAAGCTTGCCGAGCATCTTGCTGACCATGATTATCACATCCTTACTTCTGCCGGGAATACCTGGTTCGAGGTCGACTACTACGCAATGTGCATTCTTGAGGAGATGCAGTGGATTCGTACCCGAGCGGTGCATTCCTCTGACTTCTTCCACGGCACACTTGAACTGGTCGAAAAGGGGGTTAGCGTTCTGATTCTCAACGGCCTCGGCCCTATGCGTGCACTCTCCGAAAGGGTCGCTCGGTTCGCCCCGCGTGTTACCGATTCCAGTGTTGTCGTAGACCTCGAGGACTTTAGGCTGGATGGTCTATCGGACAAGACGCAGGAACTCATTGCCCCGGCAATTCTGGCAACTGTTTTTGAGCGCACATCAAAGCAGTTGGAGGACATTCGTAATCACCCGCTGACGACGCGCCGCTACTACAAGAAGATGGATTACTAG
- a CDS encoding NAD(P)-binding oxidoreductase: MRGPVVILGGHGQIGQILTRQLVAKGIPVRSVIRKGRQVATVEELGAEAVIFNLEALNASDLAGVFKGASAIVFAAGAGPGSEPRRKRTVDYGASVLGQRAAMEEGVSRFIQISAYGLQFPVEDDASDNWREYVRAKRDADLELMESTLDWTIVRPTRLTNDPGRGTISAGLDVLADENPLPIPREDVASVVVALLEGNDLLVRESIDIAGGDTPVDRALAELTWLNP, translated from the coding sequence ATGCGTGGGCCCGTGGTGATCCTGGGTGGACACGGTCAGATCGGTCAGATCCTCACCCGACAGCTGGTTGCTAAGGGAATTCCGGTCCGCTCGGTTATCCGGAAGGGAAGACAGGTAGCGACCGTCGAAGAACTGGGCGCGGAAGCAGTTATTTTCAACCTTGAGGCGCTAAACGCGAGCGATTTGGCAGGGGTCTTCAAAGGCGCGTCGGCCATTGTTTTCGCGGCCGGTGCTGGACCGGGGTCTGAACCCCGTCGTAAACGTACGGTGGATTACGGTGCGTCGGTGCTGGGGCAGAGGGCAGCCATGGAAGAGGGCGTATCTCGGTTCATACAGATTTCCGCATATGGGCTGCAGTTCCCGGTTGAAGATGATGCCTCCGATAACTGGCGCGAATATGTGCGGGCGAAACGAGATGCGGACCTTGAACTCATGGAGTCGACCCTGGACTGGACAATCGTACGTCCCACAAGGCTGACTAACGATCCGGGCCGGGGGACGATCTCCGCGGGTCTTGATGTCCTAGCGGACGAAAATCCGCTACCCATTCCTCGTGAGGACGTCGCCAGCGTGGTTGTGGCTTTGTTGGAGGGCAATGATCTGCTGGTTCGGGAGTCAATTGATATCGCCGGTGGCGACACTCCGGTTGATCGCGCTCTGGCAGAGCTGACTTGGCTCAACCCCTGA
- a CDS encoding HPr family phosphocarrier protein codes for MAQKTVKVGSRVGLHARPASLVADRASDYNEEILIAVEGGDPVDATSQMMIMTLGADHGDKVVIESENEEAVEVLAAMIESDLDA; via the coding sequence ATGGCACAGAAAACCGTCAAAGTTGGCTCTAGAGTCGGTCTCCACGCACGCCCCGCCTCCCTGGTGGCGGACAGGGCATCGGACTATAACGAAGAGATACTAATAGCTGTTGAGGGTGGGGACCCGGTTGACGCAACTTCCCAAATGATGATTATGACCCTGGGCGCTGACCACGGAGACAAAGTAGTCATCGAATCGGAGAATGAAGAGGCAGTCGAGGTGCTGGCTGCGATGATCGAGTCCGACCTGGACGCCTGA
- a CDS encoding phosphoglyceromutase, translating into MTYTLVLLRHGESEWNAKNLFTGWVDVPLSEKGVEEAKHGGELLKEEGVLPDLLFTSMLRRAITTANLALDAADRHWIPVERNWRLNERHYGALQGLDKKATRDKYGEEQFMEWRRSYDTPPPPIEPGSEFSQDGDPRYAGDPIPQTECLKDVLERMLPYWEDSIVPALQTGKTVMVAAHGNSLRAIVKHLDDISDEDIAGLNIPTGIPLVYELDEETLKPIKKGGRYLDPDAQAKIDAVANQGK; encoded by the coding sequence ATGACCTATACCCTGGTATTACTACGCCACGGCGAAAGCGAGTGGAACGCGAAGAACCTGTTCACCGGCTGGGTTGACGTCCCACTTTCTGAGAAGGGCGTCGAAGAAGCCAAGCACGGTGGAGAGTTACTGAAGGAAGAGGGAGTCCTCCCTGATCTTCTATTTACGTCTATGTTGCGCCGCGCGATCACTACGGCGAACCTGGCACTTGACGCAGCGGATCGTCACTGGATTCCAGTCGAGCGGAACTGGCGTCTGAACGAGCGTCACTATGGGGCTCTTCAGGGTCTGGACAAAAAGGCGACTCGTGACAAGTACGGTGAGGAACAGTTCATGGAATGGCGTCGTTCCTACGACACCCCGCCTCCTCCGATCGAGCCGGGTTCCGAGTTCAGCCAGGATGGCGATCCTCGTTACGCGGGTGACCCAATTCCGCAGACCGAGTGTCTGAAGGACGTCCTCGAACGCATGCTTCCGTACTGGGAGGACAGCATCGTACCGGCACTGCAAACGGGGAAGACGGTGATGGTTGCAGCTCACGGAAACTCGCTACGCGCGATCGTGAAGCACCTTGACGACATCTCTGATGAAGACATCGCTGGGTTGAACATTCCCACGGGTATCCCGCTGGTTTATGAACTGGATGAGGAAACACTGAAGCCGATTAAGAAGGGTGGGCGCTACCTCGACCCTGATGCACAGGCGAAGATTGACGCGGTGGCGAACCAGGGTAAGTAG
- a CDS encoding YdcF family protein yields the protein MQSVTEWFPQFVAVLMQWLPLAILVAIPVVMIIRDPRRMRCALLSTFWVLLALQYLLADAVNWIAKLLKLEDMTYVTLGVLVLGFLMVLGVAFFLVWAGIVLLKREGVSVAHSLSLVLGLGVLGYLALVLLSVFQSLTDLAFLLIMLGIPILLFSYVLISYILYSAVYGFVAKRWGKPGQSTVVLGSGLIGDRVPPLLARRVDLGVASFRKSWSRWDDPALVMSGGQGSDEATSEAAAMMIYAEDAHPLLRELPEGATLFVEDRSVNTEQNLLFSRSILEENGRTDRWTVVTSNFHAFRAANLMSRLGIRGNAIGAGTRSYFWASAKLREFAAMLAMNKKATIFFAVVSFIPFLVTAYSRIFG from the coding sequence GTGCAATCCGTAACCGAGTGGTTTCCCCAGTTTGTCGCGGTCCTTATGCAATGGCTACCGCTAGCGATCTTGGTCGCCATCCCGGTGGTTATGATCATTCGCGATCCAAGACGGATGCGGTGCGCATTGCTGTCGACGTTCTGGGTGCTCCTTGCTCTGCAGTATCTTTTGGCCGACGCGGTGAATTGGATTGCGAAGCTACTAAAGCTTGAGGACATGACCTATGTAACCCTGGGCGTGCTGGTATTGGGATTCTTAATGGTCTTGGGGGTCGCGTTTTTCCTCGTTTGGGCGGGAATTGTGCTGCTAAAACGCGAGGGTGTGTCAGTAGCTCATTCGCTTTCTCTGGTTTTAGGGCTCGGGGTTCTTGGCTATCTTGCGCTGGTTCTTCTCTCAGTTTTCCAAAGCCTGACCGATTTGGCATTCCTGCTGATCATGCTGGGGATACCGATCTTGCTATTCTCGTACGTGCTGATCAGCTACATTCTCTACTCAGCGGTCTATGGTTTTGTGGCAAAGCGATGGGGCAAACCCGGCCAGTCGACCGTGGTCCTTGGGTCAGGTCTAATCGGTGATCGAGTACCACCACTCCTGGCGAGGCGTGTTGATCTCGGTGTTGCGAGCTTTCGGAAGTCCTGGAGTCGCTGGGATGATCCGGCACTGGTGATGTCCGGCGGTCAGGGATCTGACGAGGCAACCAGTGAGGCTGCGGCAATGATGATCTATGCCGAAGACGCTCATCCTTTGCTCCGGGAACTACCCGAGGGCGCGACACTGTTTGTTGAGGACAGGTCGGTCAACACTGAGCAGAATCTGCTCTTTAGTCGGTCCATTCTGGAAGAAAACGGACGCACAGATCGGTGGACGGTAGTCACCTCGAACTTCCATGCGTTTCGCGCTGCGAACCTGATGAGCAGACTCGGGATCAGAGGAAATGCGATCGGAGCCGGGACCCGTTCGTACTTCTGGGCTAGTGCCAAGCTGCGAGAGTTTGCGGCCATGCTGGCAATGAACAAGAAGGCCACAATTTTCTTCGCAGTCGTTTCGTTCATTCCGTTCCTAGTGACCGCATACTCAAGAATCTTCGGATAG